A window of Candidatus Dependentiae bacterium genomic DNA:
GCGTTCAATCAAAAAATCACAGACGTTGTGTAACGTTTGAGCCTTAACCTTATAAAAACCAACAGAAAAAAGCCGTTTTTCTAAATCACTACGAGGCAATTCCCTTAAAGATTCAAGAGTTGGGGCATCGCTAAACAGTTTCTGACAAATACCTGTCGTTACACGATCTTTTGCTCGCAAACTAATCAAACAAGACATCAGCAAGACAAATGGATCCTTGCCAAACGTATTTACCATCACATCACTCATTGTTGGGACAAATTGAGCCGTATGCACTTTGGAATATAAAAAAAATGAATTAAAGTCGAATTTCATGTCAAAAAGAGCTTAAATCTGTTGCTACTGCATTAATCATAAAGTAAACCATTTTCAAATCAACAAACCCTCAGTAAGGTAACCTGTATCCAAATAGCTCATAAAACCCAAAAAACTATGAATTTTGCACTTTTTTTAGAACATCAAAAAAAATTTATCGAAACATTAAACGCAGAACGCAATCTTTCCAAACACACTCTTCGAGCATACAGCAGTGATCTTGAACAAATTGAACTCTTTTGGACACGAATCAACACCACAGAAAAAGAAAATAAACTCAGTTTTGACGAAATAATTCAACGATTCATTGTGGCTCTTTTTTATAAAAAGCTCAGCAAACCATCACTTGCGCGCAAACTTTCCACCATTCGAACATTCAAAAAATACCTTGAAGGCGTGGGAATAGAGATAACATTTGATGTCAAATCCCCTCGAATCGATAAAAAACTCCCTTCGGTTCTAAGCGAACAAGAAATGGAAACCATTCTTGACTCAATCACCGACGAACAACTCAAAAGCTCTCACCCCCTCAGAGACCGGGCGATTATGGAAATTTTATATGCGACCGGTGTTCGCTCCTCAGAACTATCTGAAATGCGGGTAGAAAACATCAATTTTCAGGAAAAAACAATAAAAATTAAGGGAAAAGGCAAAAAAGAACGGATTGTTCTTTTTAATGATTCGGCAAAAAAAAAGCTTCAACTGTATATGACCCAAGAACGAAACGCCTTACTTGCCGATATTCGTGATCATGGTATTCTATTTATTAATCATTCAGGAACGCAGCTAACCCCAAGATCTGTTCAGCGAGTGTGCGAACGCTTTCGCGCATGCTTACCGGTTGATAGGCCTTTAACGCCCCATAAACTTCGTCACTCTTTTGCAACGCACCTTTTAAACCACGGTGCCAATTTGCGAGTTGTCCAAGAACTTCTCGGGCACAATAGCCTTACAACAACCGAAATTTACACTCATGTGTCGCCTCAGCAGCTCAAAGAACTATGCGTGTCAAAACACCCTTTAAATAAGCGAGAAAAACGTGGAAAACTCACCCGAGCAAAAGAAGAAAAATAATACCGAAAAAGCTAGAAATTTTTTCATCGACTACGAACTTGTCGATTATGGTGATTACGAAAAACTAGAACGATTTGGAAACAACCTAATCATCAGACCAGAAACAACCTTTGCTGACAGCGAAAAAAAAGCGCCAAATCTTTGGGACACCGCAACCTGTGAAATCATTCCGCACAAAACACAGTTCATCGTACGACCAAGTGATGATTTTGCTGAACCTTGGACAACAAGTTATACCTTTTCACTTAATGGCGAAGAAAAGAAAATTATTTTCGCACTCAACACCGAGTCATCACAACAAGTTGGGTTATTTCCTGAACATGCTGAACAATGGAGTTGGATTGCTCATCGCGTTGCCAGTCACATAAAAAATCATGGCTCATGCTCGGTGCTTAACCTGTTTGGATACACTGGAGCAGCATCGCTGGTAGCTGCTTCTGCGGGTGCAGATGTGTGCCACATCGATTCATCGACCAGTGCGCTTGCTCTGGGCAAACAAAGTCAAAAACTTTCTGATATTGAAGAATCAAAAATTCGCTGGCTCAAAGATGATGTCATCACGTTTCTTAATCGAGAAATCAAACGTGGTTCAAAATACGATTGTATCATCATGGATCCACCAGCATATGGACACGGTCCAGACGGTGAAACATTTTCACTCGAAGATGATATCGAAACATTGATTCATTTAAGTTCACGTCTGCTTTCAAAGAAACCTGCATTTCTTGTTTTCAATCAATATCCAAAAAATATTTCAGAAGAACGCTGCGAAGAATTATTACGCGAAAAGCTGCCTACAATGCAGCTCAGTAGAAAAAAATTAATTTTAGTATGCAAGCAAGATGGTCGACAAGTACACTATGCAACAGGAATTATGCTTGTTCCATCATTGCAGAAAAAATGAACGCTTTCATTCGTAAATTTTTATGTATTTTAGGGGCGCTTTCCACAGCGCCCTTTTTCGCGGCCACAAATAAAGAATTGTTAACCGCTGCAACAGAAAAAGTCATTCGACTTCATGCGCTGCAGAAAAAAATTTCCCCCGATCAATACATCACAGCTCTTTCCAATAAACTGTTTTGTAGATCAGATTTTGCATACCAAATGGTGGTAAAAAAACTAATAAAAGACATCTGCAAAAAACATTCTGCGCAGCTTTCAACTCCAATGCTCTTTTTTACAAATGTTTTAAAATCATTAGATATGCTGTTGCTCAGCTCTGGACAAACATTAACTCGCTCTACCTTTTTAAAAAATCAAAAAGAATCGCCTACAGAAAATACAAAAACAACCTACTCAACCGAATTTTTTATAATTGCAGGTGTAATTGCAAGCTTGATAATTACATACCTTGTATGGGAAAACCATGAAGCAGTAGTAACTTCTATACAAAAAAAATTTCACGCCGTAGAAAAAAAAGAAAGCGAACTTGATTCTTCGATAAACGAAACAAAAAAAGATGTTCTCAAACTTTCACCTCGAGTAGATTCTCTTGAGCAAAACCAACTTGGTCTTTCAACACTTAGCGATGGAATAAGTAAAAAACTTGTCTTTTTAACAGAAGAAGAAGAAGCTTTAGCTGAAAAAACGCGATCACAAGAAGAAGAAATCAGAAGACTTAATGAACACGTAACAGCACTAGATACAAAAGTGCAGGGCCTTATCGATGCGGTAACAAGAGCAATGCATGCGCGCCTACACCAAGAAGGCCACTTTGCAGAACTACTCGACGATCCCCGGCCAGTTGTTATTCAACGAGACGCTCTCCCCTCACCCTATGAAAGCGGTGGGCGAGAGGGATCTGATTTATTGAAGGCTCTGTCAGAAAAGTTTTCATGGCTTTTTCGTTAATTTAAAATTTCACTCATAACAACACCATTACTTTCTTTAAAAACATCTTTACAAAAAACCTCATTGTCCATGGCTCAATACCCAGTAAACATAGAAAATACTTACTAAATTTTTATCGCATAATTTAAACTGAGCCCGATTATTTTCCTGACACGAGGTTTTTTCTCATGATAAAAAAAATAGTAACTGGCTTGTTTTTACTCAAAATGACATTTGCTCTTCCCATTGGACATTCCAAAAAAAATACAAACCCTTCATTTAATGAAAAAGAACACGAAGCTTCGATGCACCGCTGGCTCAACACAACCGCTGAGGTACTTTCTTTAGTTGAAAAACAATCATTTAGAAAAGTTGATTTTTCTAGCTTTATGCAAACAATGCTCAAAGCAGGGGTTTCCAGTATTGATGCCCACTCAGCATTTATTCCAAACTTTGAAGAAGTCTCAGAAACAACTTCAGGTCAATTTTGCGGTGTGGGTGTAAGTATTATTGCAAAAGCCAACGAAGACGATGCGCTTCAAATTGTCGATGTTCTTGATGATTCACCGGCTCAAAAATCTGGCATTACTGCTGGCGATAAAATTGTTGAAGTTGCAAGCGAAAAATTACGTGGACTTTCCTCAGATGAAGTTATTGCAAAAATCAAAGGACCGATTGGAACAAAAGTAAAACTCAAAGTACTGCGCGACAAAAAACCTCTTGAGTTTGAAGTCAAACGCGATGTTATAAAAGAACAAAGTTCACACTGCTATCACTTTAAAGATCAAAACATTTATTATTTTTCACTTAAAATGTTTACCGAACTTGCCCCTCAGCAAATGCGAAAACTCTTAGAAACCGCAAACTCAAATGACTGCAAAGGTCTCATTCTCGATTTGCGCTCCAATCCCGGGGGTGTTTTAGAAGCGGCAGTAGAAATCGCAAGCCTCTTTCTCCCAAAAGGCTCAACCGTTGTTATCACAAAAGATCAGAAGAATGCCATTACCGGTAAATATGCAACAAAAACAGATCCTGTTCTGAAAAAAAATCTGCCAATCGTCATTTTAATCAATAATTTTACTGCTTCTGCATCAGAAATTTTAGCAGGAGCTTTAAGGCATTATTCATCTCAAGAAAACAGCAACCTTTCAGTATTTATCCTTGGAACTCAAAGCTTTGGTAAAGGATCTGTTCAGAAAGTAATTCCGCTCAGCAATGGCTGTGCACTCAAGCAAACAACAGAATTGTACTTCCTGCCAAATAACTCATCGATCCAAGCAAAAGGCATCTCTCCTGATCTTTTGATCAAACCAAAAACAATTCCAGAAGCAGAATTAAAATGGATCGATGAATTTTATGGCAAAGAAACTTCGCTTAAACACCACATCACAGCAAATGAAGTTGAAAAATTAGAAAAAAATGAATTTCCTGGATTTGCTCATCAAATCGATAAAGAAGTGCAAAAAAAGCAAGCTGAACTAGAAACAAAACAAGAGAAAGATCGTGAAAAAGGAGAAAAACAAACATTTAGCAAAGCAGATCTTTCCAAAAAACGATTAGAAGACATCGCGCTTAACGTTCAAATTCAAGCGGGCGTAAATGCAATTTCATTAATTGACCTGGGAAAATGCAGCAAACCTGCTGAATTACAAAGCAGAGAAGCAACATTAACATTCCTTAAACAGCATTTAATGACGGATTCTCCAACAAATGTGGCAAAAATCGAATAAAAGTACTTTTATTTTAAAGAAAACTCCGTATAATTAAAAACATGTCGCCTGTTTAAGGTGAATATGGTGGATGTAGCTCAGTCGGTAGAGCAACGGGTTGTGGTTCCGTGGGTCGCGGGTTCGAGCCCCGTCATTCACCCCATCTTTCAAATCAAGGTATGGTCTTCGGGGTGTGGCGCAGTTGGTAGCGCACTCGCTTTGGGAGCGAGGGGTCGCCAGTTCAAGTCTGGCCACCCCGACCAGTTTAAAGATTGTGCGCCTGTAGCTCAGCAGGATAGAGCAACGGATTTCTAATCCGTAGGTCACAAGTTCGAATCTTGTCAGGCGCACCATATAACATTCTTGAGTTATTATAAATTCTCTCTGTAGCATAAATCATACGCGCTTTCCTTCTTGCGTTGATGCCCCATGAAATTATGTAATTTTTTTATTATCGTCATTTTTTGCTCACTAAGTTCATATTTATCTGCTCCAAAAAAAGAAAAAAAAGGGCCTTTCATAAAACCAACGATCACCGCTCTGCCCAAATCAAAAAAAAAGCTTGATGCCGCACGAACATACGCCGCAACACATTCTGATGAAGACAGTTTTGACTCTCTTCATGGAGACGATGGAAAACACCTTCCTTCTATAACTTACGGTAGCGGAGCATCCAGTACCTCATCCACATCACTATCTCGTACCAGTTCAAAATATTCAATTCGACCTGGTGTTGAAACAACATTTACTCGAAAAGAACGAAAAGCTGCCCTCAAAGCCGAAAAAGAAAGAGCGGCTCGTCTTCTTACAAGAAAAGCAAAGACGCTTTTTGATGAAATAGAAGATGACGAAACAACATTAGAAGATTTTTTGGCAAGTCCCAAAAGAGATTCTCGCAGAATCGCCGAAATGAGCGATGAAATGCGCGCAGATATTGCTGCTGCAAAAATAATGCAAAAAGATCGTGACCGACTAAACGCATTAACTATTAAAAAAATCGCCGAAGAGCAAATTCGCGCAAAAGCTGCGGCTGCAGCCCTTGTAGAACGTCGCGCAAGAGTCACAGGAAGAATCGAAGCCGGTACAGAAAGAGCATTAGAAGCTTCAGAACTTTTTTCTCCACGCAGCAGAGAAGAACTTCTTGGTAAAGCACAATTAGCACGAATTCAACACCACATTCGAGTCGAAGAAGCGCGAGCTCGCAAGATGGGATCGATCTCTGACGACTCTGATGGATCTGACGAATAAAGAGTCCTGCACGCTTGCCATTACCTATTATTTCAGTTACGTTACCCCGAGTTCTGCAAAACAATATGTCATGAAAAATCTTGTCATATGTTAGGGGTTAGTTTATGAATTCACATAAAATCAATTTTGATGAAAAAAATACGATTCTTAAAACAAGTGAATCTGCCGGAACCCTTTTTTCATACTGGACACCTGAGGCGATTTCTTTGATCTTGTTAACCGTGCTTCCACTTTTTTTGGATTCATGGTTTGTAGCTTCTCTCCAATCAAACGCGCTTTATGGAGCGCTTGGAGCTGCAACTCGTGCAATCCATTTTTTGATGAAATTTGCAGAATCAATCCCTGTTGCATCAATAGCTCTTATCGGCAGACACAATGGAGCACAAGAACCACAAAATTGTGGCTCTCGACTAAGTGATGCTCTGTGGACCACAGGAATAATTGGACTTATTTTGTGCTGCCTTTTTTTCTTTGGCGCAGAATATGTTTACCGTTTTTTAGGTGTTCCTGAAACAATGATTCCCCTCGGCTTAAAATATTTAAAAGTTCAAGCCGTAACGATTCCGTTCATGTTTTTATTTCAAGCTTTTTTAGGCTTTTTTAAAGGAATAAAAAACACTCAAACTCCACTCTACATCAACATCGCAACAATCGCTCTTTTTATCGTATCCGATTATTTACTTATTTATGGATTCTGGAAAGTTCCAGCTCTCGCTCTTACCGGATCTGC
This region includes:
- a CDS encoding endonuclease III, with the protein product MKFDFNSFFLYSKVHTAQFVPTMSDVMVNTFGKDPFVLLMSCLISLRAKDRVTTGICQKLFSDAPTLESLRELPRSDLEKRLFSVGFYKVKAQTLHNVCDFLIERFQGKVPLTMEELLVIPGVGRKTANLVLGMAFDQPSICVDVHVHRIANELGWVKTKTPEETE
- a CDS encoding tyrosine recombinase XerD, producing the protein MNFALFLEHQKKFIETLNAERNLSKHTLRAYSSDLEQIELFWTRINTTEKENKLSFDEIIQRFIVALFYKKLSKPSLARKLSTIRTFKKYLEGVGIEITFDVKSPRIDKKLPSVLSEQEMETILDSITDEQLKSSHPLRDRAIMEILYATGVRSSELSEMRVENINFQEKTIKIKGKGKKERIVLFNDSAKKKLQLYMTQERNALLADIRDHGILFINHSGTQLTPRSVQRVCERFRACLPVDRPLTPHKLRHSFATHLLNHGANLRVVQELLGHNSLTTTEIYTHVSPQQLKELCVSKHPLNKREKRGKLTRAKEEK
- a CDS encoding S41 family peptidase, producing the protein MIKKIVTGLFLLKMTFALPIGHSKKNTNPSFNEKEHEASMHRWLNTTAEVLSLVEKQSFRKVDFSSFMQTMLKAGVSSIDAHSAFIPNFEEVSETTSGQFCGVGVSIIAKANEDDALQIVDVLDDSPAQKSGITAGDKIVEVASEKLRGLSSDEVIAKIKGPIGTKVKLKVLRDKKPLEFEVKRDVIKEQSSHCYHFKDQNIYYFSLKMFTELAPQQMRKLLETANSNDCKGLILDLRSNPGGVLEAAVEIASLFLPKGSTVVITKDQKNAITGKYATKTDPVLKKNLPIVILINNFTASASEILAGALRHYSSQENSNLSVFILGTQSFGKGSVQKVIPLSNGCALKQTTELYFLPNNSSIQAKGISPDLLIKPKTIPEAELKWIDEFYGKETSLKHHITANEVEKLEKNEFPGFAHQIDKEVQKKQAELETKQEKDREKGEKQTFSKADLSKKRLEDIALNVQIQAGVNAISLIDLGKCSKPAELQSREATLTFLKQHLMTDSPTNVAKIE